CCGCCTTCGGCAACTACAGCGAGGCGAGCGGCGACCGGTCCATGGCCCTGGGCAGCCAGAGCACGGCCGGCAACTTCGCCACCATGGCCATGGGTCATTACAGTGAGGCGAGCGGTTTCGGCGCCATGGCCTTCGGCTATGACAGCGAGGCGAGCGGCGATTTTGCCAACGCTTTCGGCAACTACAGCGAGGCAAGCGGCACCCGGTCCATGGCCTTCGGCAGTTCCAGCGAGGCGAGCGGAAACCGGGCGGTGGCCTTCGGTCACTACAGCGAAGCCACGGCGAACGACGCGGCGGCTTTCGGCTACAACGCCAGCGCCAGGGCGGCCAACAGCGTGGCGATCGGCGCCAATTCGGTGGCCAACGAGGCGAACACGGTGTCCGTCGGTTCGGTCGGCAACGAACGGCGTATCAGCAACGTCGCGAATGGCATTTATGGAACGGACGCGGTCAATGTCAATCAGTTGAAATCAATGAGGCGTAAACTGGAGAAGTATGCGTCCAGAGGCGTGGTCGCAGCCCTGGCTATGCCGCCGATTTACATGCCGTCCGAGGGCAAGAAAATGGCCTTTGCGGCGGAAGCGGCAACCTGGGAAGGGGAAGGCGCCGTCGGCGCGGCCTTCGTTTACCGGATCAGCAAGCATGTCGGCGTGAACGTGGGCGCCAGCTTGCCCTTCTCCGGCGAGGAGCCCGCATTCCGGG
The Deltaproteobacteria bacterium DNA segment above includes these coding regions:
- a CDS encoding adhesin, with product YATAFGNLSEASGERSMALGSESTASNFGTIAMGHYSEASGFGANAFGYDATAGGDYATAFGNLSEASGERSMALGSQSTASEFGTIAMGHYSEASGFGANAIGFQAEASGDYATAFGNYSEASGDRSMALGSQSTAGNFATMAMGHYSEASGFGAMAFGYDSEASGDFANAFGNYSEASGTRSMAFGSSSEASGNRAVAFGHYSEATANDAAAFGYNASARAANSVAIGANSVANEANTVSVGSVGNERRISNVANGIYGTDAVNVNQLKSMRRKLEKYASRGVVAALAMPPIYMPSEGKKMAFAAEAATWEGEGAVGAAFVYRISKHVGVNVGASLPFSGEEPAFRGGVAIEW